A part of Streptomyces sp. NBC_01210 genomic DNA contains:
- a CDS encoding GntR family transcriptional regulator encodes MGTTEPEIGGLADDRPLLGRTSTAERVADILRTRIAEGYFPPGERLSEDSIGKALGVSRNTLREAFRLLTHERLLEHQLNRGVFVRMLAVQDVVDICRTRQLVECAVVHGLGEPPYALDTLETAVAGGERSEREHDWQGVSTANIHFHRELVALAGSARTDELMRSVLAELRLAFHVVDDPRRLHQPYLVRNRAILEALRAGDRSGAERLLADYLDDSRTQMVETYAHLVDEPDEDGA; translated from the coding sequence GTGGGGACGACGGAGCCCGAGATCGGTGGACTGGCGGACGACCGCCCGCTGTTGGGCCGCACCAGCACGGCGGAGCGGGTCGCGGACATCCTGCGCACCCGCATCGCGGAGGGCTACTTCCCGCCGGGGGAACGGCTCTCCGAGGACAGCATCGGAAAGGCGCTCGGCGTTTCGCGCAACACACTTCGCGAAGCGTTCCGGCTGCTCACCCATGAGCGGCTGCTCGAGCACCAGCTCAACCGCGGGGTGTTCGTGCGGATGCTCGCCGTCCAGGACGTCGTGGACATCTGCCGCACCCGGCAGCTCGTCGAATGCGCCGTCGTGCACGGGCTCGGTGAGCCACCGTACGCACTGGACACGCTCGAAACGGCGGTCGCGGGCGGCGAGCGGTCGGAGCGCGAGCACGACTGGCAAGGCGTCTCCACGGCCAATATCCACTTCCATCGCGAACTCGTCGCGCTGGCCGGCAGCGCCCGCACCGACGAGCTGATGCGCAGCGTGCTGGCCGAACTGCGGCTCGCGTTCCATGTGGTGGACGATCCACGGCGGCTGCACCAGCCCTATCTCGTACGCAACCGGGCCATCCTCGAAGCGCTGCGGGCCGGCGACCGGTCGGGCGCCGAACGGCTGCTCGCCGACTACCTCGACGACTCACGCACGCAGATGGTGGAGACATACGCGCATCTGGTCGACGAACCGGACGAGGACGGAGCGTAG
- a CDS encoding sensor histidine kinase yields MRFRGKSIRRKIVALLLVPLVSLTALWGFATVLTGREASQLLDVNSVVKKVGYPVADTAIVIQKERRQTLIYLADRRASDALPSLRDRREATDRAVAKIKSNIENSGIREDMRSDTSQKLSSLLDALDGLGALRRSVEAGTVSRSQALEFYNRLVDPCYGFLLTLHALDDVDMERQGRALVGLVRAAEMLSREDALIASSLTTRKITADEIRSLSDFVAKRELYYETNLEVLPAKEREIYEQYWRSPKTAPLRDTEERLIQAGPVGDAGASEAGRWQAAATPVLDDLVREAKEADVRYRHRVEPSAYSVFVKAGIAGVLGFLALLVSVIVSVRIGRDLVRDLSRLRKEAHEVSGVRLPSVMRRLAAGEHVDVETEAPRLDYDKDEIGQAGQALNTLQRAAVEAAVRQAEMRRGVSEVFVNLARRNQVLLHRQLTLLDTMERRTEDTEELADLFRLDHLTTRMRRHAEGLVILSGAAPSRQWRKPIQLMDVVRAAVAEVEDYERIEVRRLPRIGVGGPAVADLTHLIAELLENATVFSPPHTAVQVHGERVANGFTLEIHDRGLGMAPEGLLDANLRLAETPEFELSDTDRLGLFVVSRLAQRQNVRVSLQPSPYGGTTAVVFIPAALLTEAPETQGTGFRLDRKSESAAGRRGSDGRLATLAQVPTGLGGSTLLDGPVELEAPVGALGFDDRPVLGGGDSIADIEDTESERGAIFRARARDRRRETPDEQHQQARDQSPGQIGGPVPLPRRKPPTLVSDHGRRVDERGRAHPAPAPGPGRSPEPPFASAPDPRPAAWPAPTPLPAPTPVPTPEPAPTPAPRPAAEPAPATLDGLPRRVRQASLAPQLRETSGAAGQPPAPATEQDIERDAEQVRSRMASMQRGWQRGRLQNAEDAEATDQAAGPGETAPGTTSEGDGR; encoded by the coding sequence ATGCGCTTTCGCGGGAAGTCCATCCGCCGGAAGATCGTGGCGTTGTTGCTGGTGCCGCTCGTCTCCCTCACCGCGCTCTGGGGCTTCGCCACCGTACTGACCGGTCGGGAGGCCAGTCAGCTTCTGGATGTCAATTCCGTGGTGAAGAAGGTCGGCTATCCGGTCGCGGACACCGCCATCGTCATCCAGAAGGAGCGCCGTCAGACGCTCATCTACCTTGCCGACCGCCGGGCTTCCGACGCTCTGCCCTCCCTGCGCGATCGGCGTGAGGCTACCGACCGGGCCGTGGCCAAGATCAAATCGAATATTGAGAATTCCGGAATCCGCGAGGACATGCGGTCCGACACCTCGCAGAAGCTGAGCTCTCTCCTCGACGCGCTCGACGGCCTCGGCGCCCTGCGCCGCTCCGTGGAGGCGGGCACGGTCTCCCGCAGCCAGGCCCTGGAGTTCTACAACCGGCTCGTCGACCCCTGCTACGGCTTCCTGCTGACACTCCACGCCCTCGACGACGTCGACATGGAGCGCCAGGGCCGCGCACTCGTCGGCCTCGTCCGCGCCGCCGAAATGCTGTCCCGCGAGGACGCGTTGATCGCCTCCTCGCTGACCACCCGCAAGATCACCGCCGATGAGATCCGTTCGCTCTCCGACTTCGTGGCGAAGCGCGAGCTGTACTACGAGACCAACCTCGAAGTCCTGCCCGCCAAGGAACGCGAGATCTACGAGCAGTACTGGCGCAGCCCCAAGACCGCGCCCCTGCGCGACACCGAGGAACGCCTCATCCAGGCCGGCCCGGTCGGCGACGCGGGCGCGTCCGAAGCCGGACGCTGGCAGGCCGCGGCCACACCCGTCCTCGACGACCTCGTCCGCGAGGCCAAAGAAGCGGACGTCCGCTACCGGCACCGGGTCGAGCCCTCGGCATACAGCGTCTTCGTCAAGGCGGGTATCGCCGGCGTACTGGGCTTCCTCGCCCTCCTCGTCTCGGTGATCGTCTCCGTACGCATCGGCCGGGACCTGGTCCGCGACCTCTCCCGGCTGCGCAAGGAGGCCCACGAGGTCTCCGGCGTCCGCCTCCCCAGCGTGATGCGCCGCCTCGCGGCCGGCGAGCATGTCGACGTCGAGACCGAGGCCCCGCGCCTCGACTACGACAAGGACGAGATAGGCCAGGCGGGCCAGGCGCTCAACACCCTGCAGCGGGCCGCCGTCGAGGCCGCCGTCCGCCAGGCCGAGATGCGCCGCGGAGTCTCCGAGGTCTTCGTCAATCTCGCCCGCCGCAACCAGGTCCTCCTGCACCGCCAGCTCACGCTCCTCGACACCATGGAGCGGCGCACCGAGGACACCGAGGAACTCGCTGACCTGTTCCGCCTCGACCACCTCACCACCCGTATGCGCCGGCACGCCGAGGGCCTGGTGATCCTCTCCGGCGCGGCACCGTCCCGCCAGTGGCGCAAGCCGATCCAGCTGATGGACGTCGTACGGGCCGCGGTCGCCGAGGTCGAGGACTACGAGCGCATCGAGGTGCGCCGGCTGCCGCGTATCGGTGTCGGCGGTCCGGCGGTCGCCGACCTCACTCACCTCATCGCCGAACTCCTCGAGAACGCCACGGTGTTCTCGCCCCCGCACACCGCCGTCCAGGTGCACGGTGAGCGGGTGGCCAACGGCTTCACGCTCGAAATCCACGACCGCGGCCTGGGCATGGCCCCGGAAGGGCTGCTGGACGCGAATCTGCGGCTCGCCGAGACCCCCGAGTTCGAGCTCTCCGACACCGACCGGCTCGGCCTCTTCGTCGTCAGCCGGCTCGCCCAGCGCCAGAATGTCCGGGTCTCGTTGCAGCCCTCCCCGTACGGCGGGACCACCGCGGTCGTCTTCATCCCCGCGGCCCTGCTCACCGAGGCTCCGGAGACCCAGGGCACCGGCTTCCGTCTCGACCGCAAGAGCGAGAGCGCGGCCGGACGCCGCGGCAGCGACGGCAGGCTCGCGACGCTCGCCCAGGTCCCCACCGGTCTGGGCGGCTCCACGCTCCTGGACGGACCCGTCGAACTGGAGGCGCCCGTGGGCGCGTTGGGCTTCGACGACCGGCCGGTGCTCGGCGGAGGCGACTCCATCGCCGACATCGAGGACACGGAGAGCGAACGCGGCGCAATCTTCCGTGCCCGCGCCAGGGACCGTCGTCGCGAAACCCCGGACGAGCAGCACCAGCAGGCGCGGGACCAGTCGCCCGGGCAGATCGGCGGCCCGGTGCCACTGCCCCGCCGCAAGCCTCCGACCCTGGTCTCCGACCACGGCCGCAGGGTGGACGAGCGGGGCCGGGCCCACCCCGCCCCGGCTCCCGGCCCCGGGCGCAGCCCGGAGCCTCCATTCGCTTCGGCCCCCGATCCACGCCCCGCGGCCTGGCCGGCACCCACCCCGCTACCCGCGCCCACACCCGTACCCACTCCGGAACCGGCACCGACACCGGCACCGCGCCCCGCTGCGGAACCGGCCCCGGCCACGCTCGACGGCCTGCCCCGTCGGGTCCGCCAGGCCAGCCTCGCCCCCCAGCTCAGGGAGACGTCCGGCGCCGCCGGGCAGCCGCCCGCACCGGCAACCGAGCAGGACATCGAGCGGGACGCGGAACAAGTACGCTCCCGCATGGCTTCAATGCAGCGAGGCTGGCAGCGCGGCCGCCTGCAGAACGCCGAAGATGCCGAGGCCACCGACCAGGCCGCCGGCCCCGGCGAGACCGCACCAGGAACGACATCTGAGGGGGACGGTCGATGA